One Glycine soja cultivar W05 chromosome 2, ASM419377v2, whole genome shotgun sequence genomic region harbors:
- the LOC114369299 gene encoding germin-like protein subfamily 2 member 4: MDLSKCQSILQGCSDLQHIYQLLVGVSFSRIDYKAGGLNPPHTHPRATEIVFVLDGELDVGFISTSNKLISKSIKNGEIFVFPKGLVHYQKNNGDKPASVLSAFDSQLPGTVSIAAALITSTPTVPDNVLAQAFQIDTTKVDDIKAKLAPKKT, from the exons ATGGACTTGTCGAAGTGCCAATCCATTCTCCAAGGTTGTTCAGATTTG CAACATATATACCAATTACTTGTGGGGGTGTCTTTCTCAAGAATAGACTACAAAGCTGGGGGACTTAACCCACCTCACACACACCCTCGTGCCACTGAGATTGTGTTTGTGTTGGACGGTGAATTAGATGTTGGATTTATCTCCACATCCAACAAACTCATCTCAAAGTCTATTAAGAACGGTGAAATCTTTGTGTTCCCAAAAGGTTTGGTGCACTATCAGAAGAACAATGGTGATAAGCCTGCTTCTGTGCTTTCTGCCTTCGACAGCCAACTCCCTGGCACAGTGTCCATAGCTGCAGCTCTTATCACTTCAACACCAACTGTGCCTGATAATGTTCTTGCTCAGGCTTTCCAGATTGATACTACGAAGGTTGATGATATCAAGGCCAAGCTTGCTCCAAAGAAGACTTAA
- the LOC114378004 gene encoding ABC transporter B family member 4-like, translating into MDAENGEERKHHEASTSENSAETSTNGEKREKGKQKEKPETVPFHKLFAFADSTDILLMAVGTIGAIGNGLGLPLMTLLFGQMIDSFGSNQQNTHVVEEVSKVSLKFVYLAVGSGMAAFLQVTSWMVTGERQAARIRGLYLKTILRQDVAFFDKETNTGEVIGRMSGDTVLIQDAMGEKVGKFLQLIATFIGGFVIAFVRGWLLTVVMLSTLPLLALSGATMAVIIGRMASRGQTAYAKAAHVVEQTIGSIRTVASFTGEKQAVSSYSKFLVDAYKSGVHEGSTAGAGLGTVMLVIFCGYALAVWFGAKMIMEKGYNGGTVINVIIAVLTASMSLGQASPSMSAFAAGQAAAYKMFQTIERKPEIDAYDPNGKILEDIQGEIELRDVDFSYPARPEELIFNGFSLHIPSGTTAALVGQSGSGKSTVISLVERFYDPQAGEVLIDGINLKEFQLRWIRGKIGLVSQEPVLFASSIKDNIAYGKEGATIEEIRSASELANAAKFIDKLPQGLDTMVGEHGTQLSGGQKQRIAIARAILKNPRILLLDEATSALDAESERIVQEALDRIMVNRTTIIVAHRLSTVRNADVIAVIHRGKMVEKGTHIELLKDPEGAYSQLIRLQEVNKETEGNADQHNNSELSVESFRQSSQKRSLQRSISRGSSLGNSSRHSFSVSFGLPTGVNVADPEHESSQPKEEAPEVPLSRLASLNKPEIPVLVIGSVAAIANGVIFPIFGVLISSVIKTFYEPFDEMKKDSKFWALMFMILGLASFLIIPARGYFFAVAGCKLIQRIRQMCFEKVVNMEVSWFDEPENSSGAIGARLSADAASVRALVGDALGLLVQNFATVLAGLIIAFVASWQLALIILVLIPLIGVNGYVQMKFMKGFSADAKMMYEEASQVANDAVGSIRTVASFCAEDKVMELYKNKCEGPMKTGIRQGLISGSGFGVSFFLLFCVYATSFYAGARLVDAGKATFSDVFRVFFALTMAAIGVSQSSSFAPDSSKAKSATASIFGIIDKKSKIDPGDESGSTLDSVKGEIELRHVSFKYPSRPDIQIFRDLSLTIHSGKTVALVGESGSGKSTVIALLQRFYNPDSGQITLDGIEIRELQLKWLRQQMGLVSQEPVLFNETIRANIAYGKGGDATEAEIIAAAEMANAHKFISGLQQGYDTIVGERGTQLSGGQKQRVAIARAIIKSPKILLLDEATSALDAESERVVQDALDKVMVNRTTVVVAHRLSTIKNADVIAVVKNGVIVEKGKHEKLINISGGFYASLVQLHTSASTV; encoded by the exons ATGGATGCGGAGAATGGCGAAGAGAGAAAACATCATGAGGCAAGCACGTCAGAGAATAGTGCAGAAACAAGCACGAAtggggagaagagagaaaagggcaaacaaaAGGAAAAGCCAGAGACAGTTCCATTTCACAAGCTGTTCGCTTTTGCAGACTCCACTGACATTCTTTTGATGGCTGTTGGGACCATTGGTGCCATTGGAAATGGTTTGGGTTTGCCTCTCATGACTTTGCTGTTCGGTCAAATGATTGATAGCTTCGGTAGTAACCAGCAAAACACTCACGTGGTTGAAGAAGTATCCAAG GTTTCTCTTAAATTTGTGTACTTGGCAGTAGGATCTGGGATGGCGGCGTTTCTCC aGGTGACTAGTTGGATGGTCACTGGGGAGAGACAAGCTGCACGGATACGGGGATTGTATTTGAAAACTATTCTGAGACAAGATGTTGCTTTCTTTGATAAGGAAACGAACACGGGAGAGGTGATAGGGAGGATGTCTGGTGATACGGTTCTCATACAAGATGCCATGGGTGAGAAG GTTGGGAAATTTCTGCAGCTAATAGCAACATTCATTGGGGGATTTGTGATAGCATTTGTCAGAGGGTGGCTTCTTACTGTTGTCATGTTGTCCACCCTTCCGCTTCTTGCTTTGTCAGGTGCTACTATGGCAGTCATCATAGGCAGGATGGCTTCTCGAGGTCAAACAGCTTATGCAAAAGCTGCACATGTAGTTGAACAGACCATTGGATCAATAAGAACT GTTGCGTCCTTTACTGGGGAAAAGCAAGCAGTATCTAGTTATAGCAAATTTCTTGTAGATGCTTACAAATCAGGAGTTCATGAAGGTTCCACAGCTGGCGCTGGTCTAGGCACAGTTATGTTAGTTATTTTCTGTGGTTATGCTTTGGCTGTATGGTTTGGCGCAAAGATGATAATGGAAAAAGGATATAATGGGGGCACGGTGATTAATGTGATTATTGCTGTGCTAACTGCTTCAAT GTCTCTTGGACAGGCATCCCCTAGCATGAGTGCTTTCGCTGCAGGTCAGGCTGCAGCTTACAAAATGTTTCAGACAATTGAAAGGAAGCCAGAGATAGATGCTTATGATCCAAATGGAAAAATATTAGAAGATATTCAAGGCGAAATAGAGTTGAGGGATGTTGATTTCAGTTATCCTGCAAGACCTGAGGAACTGATATTTAATGGATTCTCTCTTCATATACCAAGTGGTACAACTGCGGCTTTAGTTGGACAAAGTGGAAGTGGAAAGTCTACGGTTATCAGCTTGGTAGAAAGATTCTATGATCCACAGGCAGGTGAAGTTCTTATTGATGGCATCAACCTGAAAGAATTTCAGCTTAGGTGGATTAGAGGAAAAATTGGCCTTGTCAGCCAGGAGCCGGTGTTGTTTGCATCTAGCATTAAGGATAACATTGCATATGGAAAGGAGGGAGCAACAATTGAAGAGATAAGATCTGCATCTGAACTTGCTAATGCTGCTAAATTCATTGATAAGCTTCCACAG GGATTGGACACGATGGTTGGTGAGCATGGAACTCAGCTGTCTGGTGGACAGAAGCAACGCATTGCCATTGCAAGAGCAATCCTGAAAAATCCGAGAATTCTACTTCTGGATGAAGCAACAAGTGCACTTGACGCAGAGTCTGAAAGGATAGTGCAAGAGGCTCTAGACAGGATCATGGTCAACAGAACTACTATTATAGTGGCGCATCGCTTGAGCACAGTGAGGAATGCTGATGTGATTGCTGTCATTCATAGAGGGAAGATGGTTGAGAAAG GAACACACATAGAATTACTAAAGGATCCTGAGGGAGCTTACTCTCAACTTATACGCCTACAAGAAGTAAACAAAGAGACAGAAGGAAATGCTGACCAACACAACAACAGTGAACTTTCTGTAGAATCCTTTAGACAATCTAGTCAAAAGAGATCACTTCAAAGATCTATTAGTAGGGGGTCATCCTTAGGGAATAGTAGCCGCCACTCCTTTTCAGTTTCCTTTGGTTTACCCACAGGAGTTAACGTTGCTGATCCTGAACATGAAAGCTCACAACCCAAAGAAGAAGCACCAGAGGTTCCACTCAGCCGCCTTGCTTCCCTCAACAAGCCAGAGATTCCAGTTCTTGTGATTGGATCTGTAGCTGCCATAGCAAATGGGGTTATATTTCCAATATTTGGCGTGCTGATTTCCAGTGTCATCAAGACATTTTATGAACCATTTGATGAGATGAAAAAGGACTCCAAGTTTTGGGCACTGATGTTTATGATCCTTGGTCTTGCATCATTTCTTATAATTCCTGCACGAGGATACTTTTTTGCGGTGGCAGGGTGTAAGTTAATCCAACGTATCAGGCAAATGTGTTTTGAGAAGGTTGTCAACATGGAGGTTAGTTGGTTTGATGAGCCTGAAAACTCAAGTGGTGCCATTGGTGCAAGGCTCTCAGCAGATGCTGCTTCTGTTCGTGCCCTTGTCGGTGATGCGCTGGGACTATTGGTTCAAAATTTCGCAACTGTACTGGCAGGTTTGATTATTGCTTTCGTTGCATCTTGGCAGCTGGCATTAATTATTCTTGTCTTGATTCCTCTGATTGGAGTAAATGGATATGTTCAAATGAAATTCATGAAGGGATTCAGTGCAGATGCAaag ATGATGTACGAGGAAGCAAGCCAAGTTGCTAATGATGCAGTTGGAAGCATAAGAACAGTTGCTTCTTTCTGTGCTGAAGACAAGGTTATGGAACTATACAAGAATAAATGTGAGGGCCCCATGAAAACAGGGATACGGCAAGGGTTGATCAGCGGATCAGGATTTGGGGTTTCATTTTTCTTACTGTTTTGTGTTTATGCAACCAGTTTCTACGCAGGAGCTAGACTTGTGGATGCTGGGAAGGCAACATTCTCAGATGTTTTCCGG GTTTTCTTTGCATTAACTATGGCAGCTATTGGAGTTTCCCAATCAAGCTCCTTTGCTCCTGACTCAAGCAAAGCCAAGTCAGCTACTGCTTCCATATTTGGAATTATTGATAAGAAGTCAAAGATAGATCCTGGTGATGAATCTGGTAGCACACTGGACAGCGTTAAGGGAGAAATTGAGCTTCGTCATGTGAGCTTCAAGTATCCTTCTAGGCCTGATATACAGATTTTTCGAGACCTCAGCTTGACTATCCATTCTGGCAAG ACAGTGGCTCTTGTTGGTGAAAGTGGAAGTGGAAAATCGACAGTGATTGCCTTGTTGCAAAGATTTTATAATCCTGATTCAGGCCAAATCACACTTGATGGGATAGAAATTCGTGAGTTACAGCTCAAGTGGTTAAGGCAGCAGATGGGTCTTGTAAGCCAAGAGCCAGTTTTGTTCAATGAAACTATACGTGCCAATATTGCCTATGGAAAAGGAGGTGATGCTACTGAAGCAGAAATCATAGCTGCAGCAGAAATGGCCAATGCACATAAATTCATTAGTGGCTTACAACAG GGTTATGATACTATAGTGGGAGAGAGAGGAACCCAATTATCTGGTGGGCAGAAGCAACGGGTAGCAATTGCTCGTGCCATAATTAAAAGTCCAAAGATATTGCTACTAGATGAGGCAACAAGTGCATTAGATGCTGAGTCAGAAAGAGTTGTTCAAGATGCGTTGGACAAAGTCATGGTGAACAGAACTACTGTGGTTGTGGCACATCGTCTATCTACAATAAAAAATGCAGATGTGATTGCTGTTGTAAAAAATGGAGTTATAGTGGagaaagggaagcatgaaaagcTCATTAACATCAGTGGTGGATTTTATGCTTCCTTAGTCCAACTTCACACAAGTGCCTCAACAGTATGA